In Peromyscus eremicus unplaced genomic scaffold, PerEre_H2_v1 PerEre#2#unplaced_71, whole genome shotgun sequence, a single genomic region encodes these proteins:
- the LOC131901307 gene encoding olfactory receptor 2L13-like, whose amino-acid sequence MEKWIQSSRDFILLGLLPQNHTGLLLLLLIISIFSVALLGNSAMIHLICVDPKLHTPMYFLLSQLSLMNLMHISTTVPKLAFNFLSGQKSITLLGCRVQSFFFLNLAGSEGLFLASMAYHHFVAICHALHYPIPMSKMMFLEMIIGSWTLGSINSLSHTVYLLHIPYCHSRSINHFFWDVPAMLPLAYMDTWVYEYMVFVSTSLFLLLPFLGITASCGWVLFAVFHMCSKEGKKKAFTTCSTHLTVVTFYYAPFVYTYVSPRSLRSPTEDKIVAVFYTILTPMLNPIIYSLRNKEVLGAMTRVSGTFSSTKTLSFPLYSYFSPWRMTE is encoded by the coding sequence atggAGAAATGGATTCAGAGCTCACGTGATTTCATTTTGTTAGGATTATTACCACAAAATCACACAGGCCTACTGCTTTTGCTGCTCATCATCTCCATATTCTCTGTGGCCTTGCTTGGCAACTCAGCAATGATCCATCTCATTTGTGTGGATCCCAAactccacacccccatgtactttCTGCTCAGTCAGCTCTCTCTCATGAACCTGATGCATATCTCTACCACTGTTCCCAAGCTGGCATTCAACTTCCTCTCTGGCCAGAAAAGCATTACCTTACTGGGCTGTAGAGTgcaatcctttttctttctgaacttGGCAGGTTCTGAGGGCTtgttcctggcctccatggcctATCACCATTTTGTGGCCATCTGTCACGCTCTTCATTATCCTATTCCCATGAGCAAAATGATGTTTCTGGAGATGATCATAGGATCTTGGACACTGGGCTCCATTAACTCCTTATCACACACAGTCTATCTCCTTCACATTCCTTACTGCCATTCTAGGTCCATTAACCATTTCTTCTGGGATGTCCCTGCCATGTTGCCCCTGGCCTATATGGACACTTGGGTTTATGAGTACATGGTATTTGTGAGTACAAGCCTGTTTCTTCTACTTCCTTTCCTTGGCATCACAGCTTCCTGTGGATGGGTCCTTTTTGCTGTCTTCCATATGTgctcaaaagaaggaaagaaaaaggccttCACTACATGTTCAACTCACTtaactgtggtgacattttactATGCACCTTTTGTCTACACTTACGTTAGTCCCAGGAGTCTCCGTTCCCCCACAGAAGATAAGATTGTGGCTGTCTTCTACACTATCCTCACCCCTATGCTCAACCCCAtcatctacagcctgaggaatAAGGAGGTCCTCGGGGCCATGACAAGAGTCTCTGGGACATTCTCTTCCACAAAAACTTTGTCATTTCCTCTCTACTCATATTTCAGTCCCTGGAGAATGACAGAGTAG